Proteins encoded within one genomic window of Humulus lupulus chromosome 1, drHumLupu1.1, whole genome shotgun sequence:
- the LOC133812807 gene encoding cytochrome P450 81Q32-like, which translates to MDQIQDPLLYASLSFIFILLAYKLFFQTKKRHYKNLPPSPPSYPIIGHLHFLKPPLHRALHGLSSKYGDVYSLWFGTRRVVVVSSPAAVEECFTKNDIVLANRPPLIMGKHMGYNHTTMVNSPYGDHWRNLRRIGAVEIFSSTRLNLFLDIRKDEIRRLLRKISPRVELKSMLPELTFNIIMRMLAGKRYYGDDVTDEEEARHFREIMTEVFEKGGAGNPADFLPILNWIPNGFEKKVKRLAKRADSFLQGLIEEIRSSKDENRNTMIDHLLSLQESQPEYYTDQIIKGFVLVLLLAGTDTSAVTLEWAMSNLLNHPHVLQKVKDELDTQVGQQQLVDESDLSKLPYLQNVLSETLRLYPAAPLLVPHYSSNDCTIGGFDVPRDTMILVNAWAIHRDPKLWDDAESFKPERFENNGESEGYKLMPFGVGRRGCPGIGLAQRIVGLTLGSLIQCFEWERVSKEKVDMTEGTGLTMPKVVGLEALCKARPIMNVLLKPIDEI; encoded by the exons ATGGATCAGATTCAGGATCCATTACTGTACGCATCTCTCTCCTTTATCTTCATCCTCTTGGCTTACAAGCTCTTCTTCCAAACCAAGAAACGACACTACAAAAACCTACCACCATCACCGCCCTCCTACCCCATAATCGGACACCTCCATTTCCTCAAACCACCACTCCACCGAGCTCTGCATGGTCTCTCCTCCAAATACGGCGACGTTTACTCCCTCTGGTTCGGAACACGCCGCGTGGTCGTTGTGTCATCCCCAGCTGCCGTAGAGGAATGCTTCACCAAAAACGACATCGTTTTGGCCAACCGCCCACCTCTCATCATGGGCAAGCACATGGGCTACAACCACACCACCATGGTCAACTCCCCTTACGGCGACCACTGGCGGAACCTCCGCCGGATCGGGGCCGTCGAGATCTTCTCCTCCACCCGTCTCAACCTCTTCCTCGACATCCGTAAAGACGAGATCAGGCGACTCCTTCGCAAAATCTCGCCAAGAGTGGAGCTGAAATCGATGCTGCCGGAGCTTACTTTCAACATCATAATGAGAATGTTGGCCGGAAAACGCTACTACGGCGATGACGTCACGGATGAGGAGGAAGCTCGGCATTTTCGGGAGATTATGACAGAGGTTTTCGAGAAGGGCGGAGCTGGGAATCCGGCAGATTTTTTGCCGATATTGAATTGGATTCCGAATGGTTTTGAGAAGAAGGTGAAGAGGCTTGCGAAGAGGGCAGACTCGTTCTTGCAGGGATTGATCGAAGAGATTCGGAGTAGCAAAGATGAGAATCGGAACACCATGATCGACCATTTACTCTCTCTGCAGGAGTCTCAACCGGAATATTACACCGACCAAATCATCAAAGGCTTCGTACTG gtattaCTATTGGCCGGAACTGATACATCAGCCGTGACCTTAGAATGGGCAATGTCCAATTTGCTCAACCATCCTCACGTCTTGCAAAAAGTCAAAGATGAGCTAGACACTCAAGTTGGTCAACAACAGTTAGTGGACGAATCTGACCTCTCCAAACTGCCGTACCTTCAAAATGTCCTTTCTGAAACCTTACGATTGTATCCAGCAGCTCCACTCCTTGTGCCTCACTATTCCTCCAACGATTGCACCATTGGTGGATTTGATGTGCCACGTGATACAATGATATTAGTGAATGCATGGGCCATACACAGAGATCCTAAGTTATGGGACGACGCAGAGAGTTTCAAGCCCGAGAGGTTTGAGAATAATGGTGAGAGTGAAGGGTATAAGTTAATGCCATTTGGAGTTGGAAGACGGGGTTGTCCAGGTATTGGATTGGCCCAACGTATAGTGGGTTTAACATTAGGGTCATTGATCCAATGCTTTGAGTGGGAGAGGGTTAGCAAGGAAAAAGTTGACATGACAGAAGGTACAGGACTCACTATGCCTAAAGTTGTGGGATTGGAGGCCTTATGTAAAGCACGCCCCATCATGAATGTCCTCTTGAAACCCATTGatgaaatttaa